GGAGTGTTGGAATTAATGCATTCACAAGGATACTATCCTTGACTTTTCTGTTTTCTAGGAATTCTTTATTGtttcaagaatatcatttagtCTTTCAATATTATCTCTTAGTTTTTCAAGAAATCTTTTAAAAGTTTGTGATACATGTATCTAGTTATTTGTACAAGACTTTTGAATTGGTTttttgagtagtataaatagagatgtaatTGATGATTGTAGTCATCTCAAGTGGCCTTAAATAGCCTAATACAACTTAAGCGTTCTCTAagaaaaatattctcttcctatTCTTTCCTACACTACAATCCCGGGTCACCGGTAACAGATGAGGGATCTGTTCCAAGGGACTAATTCTCATATTTTCTTTGGCACTTTGTCATATACACTAAATCATCAATTTTAGTCACATGTATTTTATGGGTAGGCTTGGCTAGCAAATAAAATTTATGGTAACAACTATTTTTTACTGCAAAATATATGAAGGTAAAAGAGCAGCTTAATTCAACTGGCAAATTTTTGATTGCCTTTCTTAGATGGATAACTGAAAAAATAAAGAATAGAAGAACTTTCTAGTTTCTTACTTGAACTAACTAACTACAAACTAACCCACCAATTAATTAAAGCTATGTACTCCCTAATGGCTGCCATAAATTTAAGAAAGGTCACAAAATAAGGTGTAGCTATAACTACCAAACCAACATGCATAACTCCCAGTTTGTCTCCCTAACAAAGTCCAAAGTCTAAGTCAacgaatcatatatcatatacaagATTTAGAAAAAACCGATCTCATAGTGGACAGATTTGCATGCAAAGCATAGAGCAACTATATCAATAAATGCACATTATACACTAAGGCACTTAAAAAAATTATTCAGGATCTCACAATAATATGTCTAAATGATCACTTTGCATATGCCAGTGAGGCTGTTCTGTTATTGTCCTCTATTATTCATCAATTTAATTCACTTATTTTTTCCAAATGGAATCTTTAACTTTGTATATATATGAGGATAATTGTTAGTACTTGTAGTACTTGAGGATCTAAGTGTAAAAAAATTAGAAAGAAATCAAAAGATATGGAACCAAAAAGTGGAATCCGCAGTATCCCTGGAAAAGTGAAACTTCTTATAGCATTGCTTGTTTTGCAATTATGCTACGCAGGATTTCATATAGTCTCAAGACTTGCACTTAATATTGGTGTCAGTAAGATTGTGTATCCAgtttatagaaatattattgcaTTGCTTTTGTTAGGCCCCTTTGCTTATTTCTTGGAAAAGTGAGTCTTTGATTTCAAAGCACCTCAgattttttgtttcttttccttctttattGATATGTAATTAACCTTTTCTTCCCTTGTGTTATGATTTATACAGGAAAGAAAGACCACCCCTCACATTCTCTCTATTGGCTCAATTTTGCTTTCTTGCATTAATAGGGTAAGCAAGTAGCAAGAGGAATTAtccacttcctttttttttttttctttaaaatacAACTATATACACTGATAGTGATAAGAACTTTTACAATATTAGATCAACCGAAAGATACAACTATAGATAACCGTCAATAAAAAGGTAGGATTAGTAACTTAGGAAATAAGCCAAGTTACCAGCTACAACACGTTAACGACGCAACAAATAAAAAATTTCCTTACACGGtcagtgtatataagttaaatcatTTCCTGATATGTATTTTGCTGATCATTGCAAGTTTTTGCTTACCAGGATCACAGCAAACCAAGGATTTTATATCTTAGGGTTGTATTATGCATCCCCAACCTTTGCTTCAGCAATGCAAAACTCTGTTCCTGCTATTACTTTCATCATGGCTTCTAGTCTAAGGTATGCAAGAGCTCATTAAAAAGActcatttccattcattcgtttAAATTTTATAGCAACTACATTTAGACTAAAGTACATGCTTGTATGCTCTCAGGCTAGAAAGAGTTCATTTTATGAGGAGAGATGGCATGGCAAAGATTCTGGGAACCCTAGCAAGTGTTGGAGGAGCCACAATTATTACTCTTTACAAAGGGCCTCCCCTATTAGGAGGAAGCAATTCTTCTGAAGAAGATATGGTTGCTTCTCAAGAGAACGTGCTGGATTGGACATGGGGTTGTGTTTATTTGTTTGGTCATTGCTTATCTTGGGCTGGTTGGATGGTTCTTCAGGTATCCCTCATGTAACAGCAAGAGAGTTCAACTTATGTGCATTGACACAAGATAATTATAAGTAACTGCTCAGAttaagtagaactagttgcctgAAAAATAAGGCGAGCAACCTGCCATCTATGTTGCTTGGATTCTTCAAAAATGTTGTTGGGTGCTTGCTGGATCCTCCAAAGTTGTGTTTCTTGAGGATGATGTAACACAAGTGCGGCAACATTTTTGGCTAGTTCAAGCAACATACCTGCTACAACTAGTTAAATTACATTGATAGTGTAAATTAAAAGTTCTTTAAACTGTCAGTGCATATATTGAAACCAAAGCTGCAATTATTGTTAGTAAGTTCAAGCAGTCTCCACAAGGCTGCTGGAGCCATAACACAGTCAAAGTCAGTGCCGACAACTTATTATTTACTTTGTAAATTACGCAGGCACCTGTGGTGAAGAAGTACCCAGCCAAGCTATCACTTACCTCATTTACATGCTTCTTTGGATTAATTCAGTTCCTAGCTATAGCAGCTTTTACAGAAAGGGATCCAAAAAAATGGCTGATCCACTCTGGAGAGGAAATATATCTGATTTTATATGCTGTAAGAACCTAATAAAAGAACCAAGCCTCAATTCCCTGTTTCACATTATCTTAGTTAACATGAAAGTCTAATTATATTGGATTTTAATTGTTATTAGGGTATTATCTCTTCTGGAATAGTAATCTCTCTCCAGACTTGGTGCATTCAGAAAGGAGGACCAGTGTATGTTGCTACATTCCAGCCTGTGCAAACAGTATTAGTTGCTGTCATGGCTTTTGTAGTTCTTGGTGATCAGTTGTACTCTGGAGGGTAAGTTAACAAATCCATGGAAAATATTCAACACTCGCTCATAATTGTTGATAGTTACCCGCCTGCGTATGGTTACACAAAAAATCACCAAATTTTTGTGCAAAGTTCAATTACTTTAATGTGAAAAGATAATTTTGTTATTTTACTGCTATAGTGGATAAAATTCAATAACCACATGTCAGATTAATCGGCTTGCTTACGATATCTGGTCCATAAATTGATCTTAATTATCTTATCAACGTTTAAATGCAGGATACTTGGAGGACTTCTGATAATGGTTGGGCTTTACCTAGTTTTGTGGggtaaaaatgaagagaaaagaaTTGTCAACCAACATAATACTGAAGAGACAACATTGACAAAGCACCTTCTTGCTTCAAACAAGGAGGAATCCTCCGCTGGAGCTGACAATTGCTAACAAAATCTGTCAAATACACTTCACCTATACACATGATCTGGGACAAGACTAGCATCATTTAACATTTAAATGTGGAAAGATCTTCTTTTTTCCTTGAAATATTAGTTCTTATTCTATGGTTTCATTCTAAAATTAAAGCAACAAGCTCAGTGTAACCTGGCATGGGCGTTGCGGAATACTGtagagaaaaaaattaaaaaaaaaataattgaagtcCAGATTATGAGGGCTGAGTTTGTCGTTTGGCACAGCTTAACAGCTTTTTAACATTATTTGGACACCTATATTTCCATGTAAACCTTTGAGAAGGAATCAGTCAATTGGTGTTCCCAGTCAATTGGTGTTCCACTGGAACCATGACTTTTGAAAGTGTTCCAGTTTGTTGTTTATTTCCCTTTGGTGTACAGTTTCCGATTTTGAATATTACTTTCAAATGAATGGATTTTATTCATTTACGTTGCTCTCGCTGTTGGTTAAGTTGAACCTCGTTAAATGCAAAGTGTCGAACATTACTGAATGTACAGTATTACGAACGAGAAAAAACTGTTGAAGAGTTTCATGGCCCAACTGATTTCTTTAAACAGCAGGACCAAGCATTGAACCATATAATTACTGTGTCCATTATCATTTGTCTATTCCTTTACGTTTATCTTAAAAATGTAATCTAAGAAGATAGCTTTGTTATTACAGAATCACCCTCTGTGGTTATGTCACATTAACACAATTGGGTCACTTGCACTTTATTCCCTATTttgtgctagtctttaatttttgtcctcgaAGACAAATAACTTTTTCACATGACATAAACTCATATTTTCGCTTTAAAATATTTCACAAGTTATGCCTAATCCCTTAAAGAACTTATACCCTGCCCCGCTAGGCATAAgttccatttgaagggaaaaccgtgcaatttcttacTTGTAGAGTGGCAAAGTTACGTGACAAAGGCCCAAACAGAGCCCCCAACAAATGGAGTAATGTTTtatctatattattataaaaTCGGGACAAATGGATTCATAAAACAAACATAAGAATTGAGCATGAGTGAAAAAACATAAGAATTGACCAACAAGGTGGAGAGGGTTTACTGAAAAGTTTCTTCCAAGAGACTCGAAGCAGTagataaattttaaaagtctCAGTTCATCTAGTACTCTTCCTGAAAAAAGACTTACAACCTCATAATGTTCAATCTCATAATAGCTCGCGGCTCTTGAATACTATAAAGTGATCCAACAATTCAGTTAGCTACAGATACCCATATCTCCAAAGATGCCAAGAATGCCAGTCGTTGAAATAGGCCAATTCAATCTAGTTTTTGTGCAGACATAGGGGTTACCAAGCAATTACTTAAAGCCTAATGCAGtacacaaaagcataaaatcAAGATAAGAGTACTAAATACATAGACAAAGTAGCAACTCTCCTATGTTACAAGCAGTGACAGGACTCGAGCAACCTAGGCTTGGGTCAGCCAAACCAGGAGATCCAAAATCAGCCAAACCAGGAGATCCAAAATCAATCTCTTCAACCCTCATCACTCGCATTTCTTCTATTTGCTTTCTTCACTCATTGATCACCAAGAAGCCACTGCAGAACCAATCCCCTCGCTGCATATATATCCTTTCCTCTTCCTCTCTGCATCCATAGCCCTTGCCATTTGTAATGGCATTCCTACCCCTCTAACCATGTCCCAACCAACAAAGTAACCCCGACTTGGGTGAACAGAAAAGGGCTTTCATTTTCCCCATTCTGTTGGCCTTGCCCTTCCTTAACAAGCCCTTGATTTTTAATTGTTCATTCATGCAAGAAAACAGatcataattctttaacatttACTCTGCTTTACGCATTAGACTGAAGGTGAAGTAATACTATTTTCCAACGGAacaggaggaaaaaaaaaagtcaggCAGGCATCTCTCCGACAAAAATCGGATACCACACTTAGCTTCCAATACAACATACGCAGTGTGCAGATCAAATCACTTATTCAGAAAAGAAAGATGATTAATTCAAACCCTTCCTTTCAACAATGAAAATTCTATGTTGAAGCTCCTTGAATTAGGTGGCTTGTACCTCCTGCTAATGTATGCTTTCAATTACCCCAGCTCATCTAACAAACTGTCACTTCAAAATTTTAGTGAAACAAGGTATAGAGAGAGCATAAGGGGTCTTCTTCATCTTAAACCGAACTAGGAATGGACAAACCAAACCGGCCCACCACAAAAACGCACCTTTAATTTCACCATAGCCTTGTTATTCCTTAGTTCCTGTTCTTGTCACAATACCCCATGAAGGCCTCAATCAGGACTTGAAGATTCACCATTACCAGAACATAAATAGAAGATATTTTATTACATTAATAAAGAACTTAACAGTGAGGGGGAAATACTGctttatatctttttttttttttttttttttttaatgacaagggaacccgcaaCCGCTACCTTTGGGTCCGCACAGATAAACCCTGTTCCTgtgcaatagcccgcaaaccacaACAGCTTTATATCATTTTCACATGCATGAGAAGGTTGTCTTGGCAAAAGCGCAAAAAGGCAAAACAAATAGAGGCAAACCTCTTTATAACAGAATTATTTTATTCGGATATCTTTTTTTATGCAAATGAAATATTATTATAGAAAACAAATAATAGGACATAATATGAAATATAGATTTCAAAGGAAATATGATCGTTATAGTGAAATATTGTTACAGAGAATGACGATTATAAAGAAAtctaactcaaaaaaaaaaaaaaatccattagaTTTCTTTATAATCGTCATTCTCTATAACAATATTTCACTATAATCTAATGGTATTGCACTACTTTATTAATTTACAGAATGATAAAAGGGGATAAAAATAAACACTAGAGCAACAGACGTAGCCCATCAACAGCCCACGAGCCCAAAAGCCAAAAACAAgaagaaaatgactttaaaaaAGAAGCTCCGGCAAACTAGTACTTATAGGGACACCACCTCCAACCAAAATGCTTTTTCTCTACACAACTCTGTGAACCATTGAAGATAGCGCCATATACCAACTTACCATACCAGATTATACCAATTTATAAGACCCCAATTTTTTCTCGTTCTTTCTTTCCAATCCAAACACAGCTCAAAACAAAGAGGAGACAACAAAGAGAGTAATAGGCAAAAAATATAATTAGAAAAATCCCCCTTTGCCTTGGAGACTGCAAGCTTGCTCACAACTCTCAAAGCTGTATTCTTTCTGTAATCTCTATTCTCTAATGCCAAAAAATATTGCTCCTTTCTGCAAAATCCCCACAACCCCATAAACCAAAACACATGCTCGCCTTCTTATTCCTCCATAACTTGGCTTATATTTACCAACCCCATATTTACCAACCCCACTTCCTCATTTCTACTAAACTTTCTTTTATTTCTCAACTTCTCTACCCTTGTATTTTTTCTTGATCTGGGTATTTCAAGAACTTAGTAGAGATGATAACTTTAGCTGATTTTTATCATGTTATGACTGTTGTTGTGCCACTTTATGTGGCTATGATATTAGCTTTTGGTTGTGTTAAATGGTGGAAAATTTTCTCACCAGACCAGTGTTCTGGAATTAACAGATTTGTAGCACTTTTTGCTGTTCCACTTTTGTCCTTCCATTTTATTGCTGTTAATAATCCATACAACATGAACTTAAGGTTCATTGCTGCTGACACTACGCAGAAACTTATTGTTCTTGGGGCTCTTGCTGTGTGTGCTAATTTAAGCAAAAGGGGTAGTTTAGAATGGAGTATAACACTCTTTTCTTTATCAACTCTTCCAAATACTTTAGTTATGGGTGTTCCTTTGTTAAAGGGAATGTATGGTGATTTCTCTGGGAGTTTGATGGTGCAAATAGTTGTGCTACAGTGTATTATTTGGTACACTTTGATGCTTTTTTGTTTTGAGTTTAGAGGTGCAAGAATGCTTATTTCTGAGCAAATTCCAGATACTGCTGGATCAAAACTGGACAGGCCTAGATAGTGCCTGAGAACATTAGTCAGAGCACACAAATGTAAAAGAGATAGCAAGCTCTCTTGGTGGCTCATAGGATAAGCAAAGTGCAAGAAGCACATCGTGTAGATAAAAGTTAAAACAGGAAGCACCATTAGTTATTAATTGGCACATAAATTGCTGGCAAAAACAAAATTCACCAACTAAAGAGTATCTGACAAAAATATTGATAAATGGATAGTGATCCACATGTTACATACTGCACCCTGTCAACCAATCCAAAGGCATATGAAGAAGAGCCTGCGCACTCAAAACTAAGAATTCAAGTGAGAAAACAAAACGAGTAAAAATTAGCTAAGCAAAAACGACAaattgaaaatttagcatataatccGAAATAGAAAAGAACTAGAGGACCACTAATTCTTGAAGCACACAAGTCAAAAATCAAAGATATGACAAAACATTTCTAATTTTTTCAGCAACTTCACATGATGTAACTCTACATCACCGTAACAATGTCGTCAATCTTCAAAATCATCCGTACACATTCGGTAGCCAAGCTAATTGCACTTGTGCTCACCAGCAATGGCTGCACCACATTCTCCTCCAAAATGTTAGTGACCTGTCCCTTCCTCACGTTGAACCCTATGTTGATCTCGCCCTGTGCGTGCCTGTTCCTCAACTCAGTCACAATTGCAATTGGGTTCAAACCAGTATTCTCAGCCAAAGTATAGGTGACGACTTCGAGTGCTTCAACAAAAGACTTCACACAATACTCTTCCATCCCCTGTAGAACCTTTGCCCATGACCCAACTGCCTAGAAAGCTCAATCTCAGGTGCCCCACCACCTGCAATCAAAAGCGCCTCTTGTTCACCAAACACCTTACAACACCCAACGCATCATGCAAACTCCTCTCAGCCTCATCAAGAACCAACTGGTTCGACCCACGAACCAGCACCGAAGCAGTCCTACCCATGTCCTGAATCCTTGTGATCTTCACAATCTTTCTACCATCACCAAGAGATATCTCTTCAACCAAATCCGCAAACCCAAGTTTCTCTGCTCTGAAATGATCAATATTAGCAATAGGCAAACAATTCAAGGTCCTGGTAATGAACTCAATCTCATCCCTCTCAACATCTTTAATCAGCATAATCTTCGCCTTTAACAAATAATGCAGAGACAATTCAGTCACAGCATCCCTCAGAATACTCTTCTGAATCAACAATACATTACACCCCGTAGCCTTAATCTTCTTTAACATACCCAAAATGTAATTCCCCTCTTCTTTCAAAATCCTATTCATTTGAGTATAATCAGAAACCACAATCAGTTTTCggctatgttactcggactcttcactttcggtgccgcacccgtgtcgacacGACACGGGTGTGGGCGTGGGATCCTACCTGATCTGGTCAACCGATTTTggatactttgaccaaaatcgacGTAAAAATTCCGGACAGATTCAATGATTTCTTTAATCAAAACTAAAGCTAAGGTGAAATTGAAAAAAATGGAATACCTTCTATATAAAAATTTCTCTCACTCCGTTTCCTTTTATCTCCTTTGTGGATTCTCCTCTTGATCAATATTCTTTCAATTTTTCCACATATAATTTAGgttttataactctatttttagatatttgaattttAGCCGAATCCAGGCACCCGTATCCATAACTGGATCCGTATCCCCGAACCTTtaaatttagatcatgaaggatccgacATCTAGATCTGCACCCGTATCGGACTCTCCCGCACCCGAGTCCAAGTAACTTAGGTTTTCGGAGGCGAAATCTGAAACTGAATCGCACCAATCTTAGATTTCTCAACATGTGTAAGCCCACCCAAAGCATGACTTACCTTCTTATCAAAACCAAACCTTTAACCAACTTAGTATCATCAACAGTACCACCCAATTTCTTAACAATCTTAAGAGAGTACTACCTATGTAGACAAAGTAGCAACTCCCATATCTTACAAGCAGTGACAGGACTAGAGCAACGACTTACTTAATTACTCCTTAGGTCAGCCAATCGAGACAATCCAAAAAAACTCGCATTTCTTCTATTTGCTTTTTTCATTCATTGATCACCAAGAGGTCACAGCAAAACCAGTCCCTGGCTGCATGTCTATCCTTTTCTCTTCGCATCTGTATATAAGCTCCCATCTCCCCTGCCATTTGTCATGGCATTCTTAATCTCCTACCTAGACCCATGCCCCAACAAACAAGGTAGCCCCGACTTAGTGAACAGAAAAGGGCTTTCATTTTCACTCTTTTATTGGTCTTTGCCTTTTCCTTAAAAAGACATTTGACTTTTAATCGTCCATTCATGCAATTTAAAGATCATAGTTCGCTAACATTTTCTCTGCTTTAGGCATTAAAATGAAGGTGCAGTAATACTATTTCCCCAAGGACGAGGAAGAAAGAGAGGCAGGCATCTCAACCGACAAAAATCTGATATTACAATTAGCTTATATGATAAATTATAAAACCAAACCACTCTTCAGAAAAGAAGGATGATTAATTCAATCGTGTCGTAACCCAACCACAAAAGCCGATTCGGAGTCAACCCGATCCTATCACTTAATATAACGAACGACACTAGGCTCAAAGCAGTTTCAGGTAAAGTTGTTTATAGAACTGATCAGTAAAGAAAAATCAAAGCACCTCAGCATTAGTCTACTCTAAAGATGCTACAATTCTTGAGCTCAATTGGAAGTTGGAGAATCTGACACTAAACAGAGTCCTCCATTTCAAAACTTAATCGGAGGAAAAAATTGATAGGTCGCAGCTGACATCTCACACTTTTATGTTTTAATAACAAAGCAATATTAGGTGAGCTTACATCACCCTTACTATACCTCAACTGTCAGTTGCCACAGCACACATATCTATGTAAACTAACCGAGTAGACTTGCTTTTGTTCTTTCTCCAACTAAATCTTagcatataaaatatgtaatgtGCAACTAGATCTCAAAACTGGACCAGATCTAGGTAGTGCTTGAGAACATTTGTCAGCACACACCAATGTAAAAGGGATAGCAAGCTCCTCTTGGTGGGTCATAGGACAGCAAAGAGCAAGAAGCACATGGTACAGATAAACGTTAAAACATGAAGAACCATTTGATAACTAATTGGAACGCAAATTGTTGGACAGAAACAAAATTCACCAACTAAAGAGCATCTGACAAAAAATATCGATAAACGGATAGTGATTCACATGTTACATACTGCACCATGTCAACCAATCAAAATACATGAAAAAGAGTCTGCGCACTCTAAACTAAGCATTCAAGTGAGAAAAACCCAACGAGTAAAAGTTAGCTAAGCAAAAATGACAAATTGAAAATCCAGCATATAATCCGAAATAGAGAAGTACTAGAGGACCACTAATTCTTGAAGGACACAAGTCAAGAACCGAAGATATGACAAAACACTTCTATTCAGGCAATTTCACATGTCATCACTCTACCTCACTGTAACAATGTCGTCAATCTTCAAAATCATCCGTACACATTCGGTAGCCAAGCTAATTGCACTTGTGCTCACCAGCAATGGCTGCACCACATTCTCCTCCAAAATGTTAGTGATCTGTCCCTTCCTCACATTGATCCCTGTGTTGATCTCGCCCTGTGCGTGCCTGTTCCTCAACTCAGTCACTATTGCAATTGGGTTCAACCCAGCATTCTCAGCCAAAGTATAGGGAACGACTTCCAGTGCTTCAGCAAAAGACTTCACACAATACCCTTCCATCCCCTGTAGGACCTTTGCCCATGCACCCAACTGCCTAGAAAGCTCAATCTCAGGTGCCCCACCACCTGCAATCAAAAACCTCTTGTTCACCAAACACCTTACAACACACAACGCATCATGCAAACTCCTCTCAGCCTCATCAAGAACCAACTGGTTCGACCCACGAACCAGCACCGAAGTAGTCCTACCCATGTCCTGAATCCCTGTGATCTTCACAATCTTTCCACCATCCCCAAGAGATATCTCTTCAACCAAATCCGCAAACCCAAGTTTCTCTGCTCTGAAATGATCAATATTAGCAATAGGCAGACAATTCAACGTCTTAGTAATGAACTCAATCTCATCCCTCTCGACATCCTTAATCACCATAATCTTCGCCTTTGACAAATAATGCAGAGACAATTCAGTCACAGCATCCCTCAGAATACTCTTCTGAATCAACAATACATTACACCCCGTAGCCTTAATCTTCTTAATCATACCCAAAATGTAATTCCTCTCTTCTTTCAAAATCCTGTCCATTTGAGTATAATCAGAAACCACAATACTCTGCTCAATATCAGTTTTCGGAGGCGAAATCTGAAACTGAATGACACCAATCTTAGCTTTCTCAACACGGGTAAGCCCACCCGAAGCATGACTCACTTTCTTATCAAAAACCAAGCCTTTAACCAACTCAGTATCATCAACAGTACCACCCAATTTCTTAACAATCTTAATATCCCTCAAATCAACAATCTCAGGTTTCTCCGGGTCCACAACAGATAACACAGAATCAACAGCTAATGGAGCTAAAAGCGTGGAGTATTGCGAAACTACCTTACTGTTAAGCGCAGTGCTAGCCGATTTCACAAGCGAATCGCGATCCGTTAGCTCAACAGGCAATGCCATAGCAGTAAGCACTTCAACAGCCTTCATAGACGCCTTATGCAGCGAATCAGAAACAACAGTTGGGTGAATCCCAGCAGAAAGAAGAGACAAACACTGTTTCAACAACGCGCCGGCGATAACAACGACGGTTGTTGTTCCGTCACCGGCGACAACGTCTTGTGATTTGGATAGTTCAACGAGGAACTTAGCAGCAGGTTGAAGAACTTCCATTTTGTTAAGTATTGTTGCGCCGTCGTTAGTGATGATTACTTCGCCGTTTGCGGTTGAGATCATTTTGTCCATACCTTTAGGACCGAGACTTGTACGGACGGCGTTTGCGACGGCTTGTGCGGCGGCGATGTTCGCCATACGGATATCGTCTTTGCGCTTGTTGTCGACGAAGGTTTCGGTTTTGGATGACGTGGCGGCGGCGCGTGGTGCGGAGACTACTGCCGGCGATGCCATTTTGTTAGAAGGAAACCCTAGAGAGATTTGGGGATTGAGGTGATTTTGAGTGGAGTGGGAAAATGAGGAATGTGTTTTTGAAACCCTAGGGGAGCAGAGAGAAGAGAGCGTGCGTGAgttatggaggaattgaaatTTTGGAGGGTGCTTTTGGGCTTTTTTCAACTCTTCTACTAGAGGGTTCCTgatatttattttcatttttctattTCTACCCTTGATTAATTTTTTTATTCTGTTTCGACCCCGATTTAAACCATGGATacatttttcacccaaaaatcgACCCATGATACAACAGGTTgctctgtgtttaaaaaaaaaaaaaaaaaagggcgcaTCAGTTGCATGTATTTACGGCATTTCTTCACCGTAGTTAAGTG
The nucleotide sequence above comes from Lycium barbarum isolate Lr01 chromosome 3, ASM1917538v2, whole genome shotgun sequence. Encoded proteins:
- the LOC132631510 gene encoding probable auxin efflux carrier component 1c, whose amino-acid sequence is MITLADFYHVMTVVVPLYVAMILAFGCVKWWKIFSPDQCSGINRFVALFAVPLLSFHFIAVNNPYNMNLRFIAADTTQKLIVLGALAVCANLSKRGSLEWSITLFSLSTLPNTLVMGVPLLKGMYGDFSGSLMVQIVVLQCIIWYTLMLFCFEFRGARMLISEQIPDTAGSKLDRPR
- the LOC132634329 gene encoding WAT1-related protein At3g18200, which codes for MEPKSGIRSIPGKVKLLIALLVLQLCYAGFHIVSRLALNIGVSKIVYPVYRNIIALLLLGPFAYFLEKKERPPLTFSLLAQFCFLALIGITANQGFYILGLYYASPTFASAMQNSVPAITFIMASSLRLERVHFMRRDGMAKILGTLASVGGATIITLYKGPPLLGGSNSSEEDMVASQENVLDWTWGCVYLFGHCLSWAGWMVLQAPVVKKYPAKLSLTSFTCFFGLIQFLAIAAFTERDPKKWLIHSGEEIYLILYAGIISSGIVISLQTWCIQKGGPVYVATFQPVQTVLVAVMAFVVLGDQLYSGGILGGLLIMVGLYLVLWGKNEEKRIVNQHNTEETTLTKHLLASNKEESSAGADNC
- the LOC132633224 gene encoding T-complex protein 1 subunit delta codes for the protein MASPAVVSAPRAAATSSKTETFVDNKRKDDIRMANIAAAQAVANAVRTSLGPKGMDKMISTANGEVIITNDGATILNKMEVLQPAAKFLVELSKSQDVVAGDGTTTVVVIAGALLKQCLSLLSAGIHPTVVSDSLHKASMKAVEVLTAMALPVELTDRDSLVKSASTALNSKVVSQYSTLLAPLAVDSVLSVVDPEKPEIVDLRDIKIVKKLGGTVDDTELVKGLVFDKKVSHASGGLTRVEKAKIGVIQFQISPPKTDIEQSIVVSDYTQMDRILKEERNYILGMIKKIKATGCNVLLIQKSILRDAVTELSLHYLSKAKIMVIKDVERDEIEFITKTLNCLPIANIDHFRAEKLGFADLVEEISLGDGGKIVKITGIQDMGRTTSVLVRGSNQLVLDEAERSLHDALCVVRCLVNKRFLIAGGGAPEIELSRQLGAWAKVLQGMEGYCVKSFAEALEVVPYTLAENAGLNPIAIVTELRNRHAQGEINTGINVRKGQITNILEENVVQPLLVSTSAISLATECVRMILKIDDIVTVR